The Toxorhynchites rutilus septentrionalis strain SRP chromosome 3, ASM2978413v1, whole genome shotgun sequence genome includes a region encoding these proteins:
- the LOC129778934 gene encoding serine protease snake-like: MNVLFPRLHLFLLFVILPSSLIEGRRISEIKCSEYRNQTIKSSAIIPLTINPRPIVHQNFECSKTVDLIVGGETAKPAEFPHQALLGWPKVDDPQQLDFRCGGSLISDRYVLTAAHCFRDGDSPIVVRLGEHDVLNDRDNQADFDIEAIVLHPNYKFSSVYHDIALVKLTEAVLFSKIIRPACLWTSLDVNVTSVVATGFGLTEFVGQSSNLLLKVKLDFLDRNECSRQYAGFRTFKRGIIEEQLCVGSKRGSKDTCQGDSGGPIQVITEPKGCTYHIIGITSTGSACGVGKSPSIYTRVASYLDWIEGMVWK; this comes from the exons ATGAATGTTTTGTTCCCTCGCTTGCATTTGTTTCTTCTGTTTGTTATTCTGCCGTCTTCATTAATCGAAG GACGGCGAATTTCGGAAATAA AATGCTCCGAGTACCGTAATCAAACTATTAAATCTTCGGCAATAATACCGTTAACCATCAATCCGAGACCGATAGTGCATCAAAACTTCGAATGTTCCAAAACGGTCGATTTGATCGTGGGAGGTGAAACAGCTAAACCGGCAGAGTTTCCCCACCAAGCATTGCTCGGTTGGCCTAAAGTAGATGATCCCCAGCAGCTTGACTTCCGCTGTGGCGGATCGCTGATAAGCGATCGCTATGTGTTGACAGCCGCTCACTGTTTCAGAGATGGCGACAGTCCAATAGTCGTTAGGCTTGGCGAACATGACGTTCTGAATGATAGAGACAATCAGGCGGATTTCGACATTGAAGCTATTGTGTTGCATCCGAATTATAAGTTCTCTTCTGTTTATCATGATATAGCTTTGGTTAAGTTGACGGAAGCTGTTCTGTTTTCGAAGATTATTAGACCAGCGTGCCTTTGGACGAGTTTGGATGTGAATGTGACCTCAGTTGTcgcgaccggtttcgggctgaCAGAGTTTG TGGGCCAAAGCTCAAATCTTCTGCTGAAAGTAAAGCTAGATTTTTTGGACAGAAATGAGTGTTCCAGACAGTATGCAGGTTTTCGAACCTTCAAGCGAGGCATCATCGAAGAACAGCTTTGCGTAGGAAGTAAACGGGGCAGTAAGGATACCTGTCAAGGTGACTCGGGCGGCCCCATACAAGTAATAACGGAACCGAAGGGCTGCACGTATCACATTATTGGAATCACATCGACAGGATCGGCTTGCGGAGTGGGAAAATCTCCTTCGATTTATACTCGCGTCGCAAGCTATCTCGATTGGATTGAGGGCATGGTTTGGAAATAG